The nucleotide sequence GATGTTTCATCTTTCACCTCTGTTTCTTCTGCAATAGATGGTTCTGCAGCAAGTGTTTCCACTACAGGAGAAAGTGACTGCTCAATGTCTTCTATGTTGTCGGCTTGTATTACTGATGGAATGATAGTTTCTAATGTCGAGCTCGGTCTGGCAATAACATGATTTGATATCAATAAGTTTTGTCCAAGTCGACAAATTGAATTTGCTGCAACCTCAACGGCCGTCTGGACTGCGGATACTTCGCCAGTAACGGTAATCGTAATCAGACCACCAGTTGCAGAACTCTTATTCAACAAAGCGACATCCGCAGCTTTGAGCATAGAGTCGGCACCTTCAACCGCTGCCAAAAATCCCTTTGTTTCAATCATTCCGATAGCATTCATCACTCTTTCCTTTAAGGCTTACTTGGTCGTTAGTGCGCAATAATCGACACAGGGATAGCACTCTGTTGCAAATAGCGCTCTACTTTTACTAATTCTTCTTGTGTTAATCTGGAATAGTCATCGAAAGCATATTCCCGGCCCAATTGAGCATATTTATGTACGCCCATCTTGTGATAAGGTAATAAATCTATTCCTTGGAAATTTTTAAAATCTTTATAAGGAGATAAAAGCTCAACTAATAAGCGTAAGTTTTCTTCGCTATCATTTACGCCTTTAATTAAGGGGAATCGAACCTTTACGTTTTGCTTGTTATCCAGAAGCCACCTCAAGTTGTCCAATATCAACTCATTGTGAACACCGGTAAAACGATAATGCTCTTCGGATACCATATGTTTAATGTCATACAGAAACAGATCTGTATGTTCAGCCACTTTCTCGATTACTTCTCTTTTTGCGTAACCACACGTCTCAATAGCTGTATTGATACCTGAATATTTACACATCGCGAGCAAGTTAATCGCGGCTTCTGGCTGCGCTAAAACCTCTCCGCCACCAAGAGTGACCCCACCACCTGTGTGATAAAAATGTCTATCTTCTTCGATGATATCCAGTAGCTCAGTTATGCTTTTATCTTCACCTATCAGGGCTAAAGCGTTAGTTGGGCAAGCATCGACACACAACCCACAACCGGTGCAGTTAGCATCAGATACTTTATGCTCAAAGGTGACAGGGTCCAGATAATGAGTATCCGTCGGACAAACCTCTACACACATACGGCACTGCGTACACAACTCATCTTTATATAAGATTTGATGATGGTATTTTTGACTTTCCGGATTGGAGCACCATT is from Vibrio sp. JC009 and encodes:
- a CDS encoding BMC domain-containing protein, which gives rise to MNAIGMIETKGFLAAVEGADSMLKAADVALLNKSSATGGLITITVTGEVSAVQTAVEVAANSICRLGQNLLISNHVIARPSSTLETIIPSVIQADNIEDIEQSLSPVVETLAAEPSIAEETEVKDETSEPKSVEETQPNYSESRLKRMKLNHLRKIVSELPDTNINIDLEKATKKELIKAICDSQIIKGHK
- the cutD gene encoding choline TMA-lyase-activating enzyme, yielding MIERKARIFNIQKYNMYDGPGIRTLIFFKGCPLRCEWCSNPESQKYHHQILYKDELCTQCRMCVEVCPTDTHYLDPVTFEHKVSDANCTGCGLCVDACPTNALALIGEDKSITELLDIIEEDRHFYHTGGGVTLGGGEVLAQPEAAINLLAMCKYSGINTAIETCGYAKREVIEKVAEHTDLFLYDIKHMVSEEHYRFTGVHNELILDNLRWLLDNKQNVKVRFPLIKGVNDSEENLRLLVELLSPYKDFKNFQGIDLLPYHKMGVHKYAQLGREYAFDDYSRLTQEELVKVERYLQQSAIPVSIIAH